A genomic segment from Deltaproteobacteria bacterium HGW-Deltaproteobacteria-4 encodes:
- the msrA gene encoding peptide-methionine (S)-S-oxide reductase: MKYKRILLLLIILLSLVSHSFAAKAILAGGCFWCMEADFEKLPGVMDVVSGFTGGTVKNPTYNGNHAGHFEAVEITYDPDKVSYKELLAYFWVNIDPFDASGQFCDKGPSYLSAIFVANETEKAMAEESKRAVAAKFPGKKIVTPILDISTFYPIKGEESYHQDYYKKNPIRYNAYRWNCGRDKRLKELWGEKTTH; this comes from the coding sequence ATGAAATACAAACGGATCTTGCTCCTGTTAATCATCCTGCTCTCTTTAGTCTCTCATTCCTTTGCTGCCAAGGCCATATTGGCAGGCGGCTGTTTCTGGTGCATGGAGGCAGATTTCGAAAAACTTCCGGGCGTCATGGACGTCGTCTCGGGTTTTACCGGCGGTACCGTAAAAAATCCAACCTACAACGGCAACCATGCAGGACACTTTGAAGCCGTTGAAATAACCTATGATCCCGACAAGGTGAGTTACAAAGAGTTGCTGGCATATTTCTGGGTCAACATCGACCCCTTTGATGCCAGTGGACAGTTTTGTGATAAAGGCCCGAGTTATTTGAGTGCAATTTTCGTTGCCAATGAAACAGAAAAGGCGATGGCCGAAGAGAGTAAAAGGGCGGTCGCCGCAAAGTTTCCCGGCAAGAAAATTGTGACGCCGATTTTAGATATTTCGACTTTCTATCCGATCAAAGGGGAGGAAAGTTACCATCAGGATTACTATAAAAAGAATCCCATACGCTACAATGCGTATCGCTGGAATTGCGGTCGTGACAAGCGATTAAAAGAGCTGTGGGGGGAGAAAACGACCCATTAG
- the recC gene encoding exodeoxyribonuclease V subunit gamma encodes MPTHSTPEGHLMSGLFLHSSNRLEVLAAELAKVLHTPLSSPLAPEIIAVQSKGMERWLSLQLASIDGIWANYRFPFPTAMIRELLGNLLGPITESPLLVPENLAWRLMEILPEKLQDPTYQPLAPYLHDHAGDDLRLWQLCGRIAGLLDQYLVYRHQLINDWEEGRLQQLGPHEAWQADLWRTLVSGVDAPIHRAKLTELFRAKLAGDPEQLRALLPERIILFGVSTLPPLHLELLDALATLIPVHLFFLNPCEGYWLEIRSPREAARLLRRAAEKGLDAEEVYIENGHPLLGSLGRSGRNFLSRLLELNANDDSVFVPASAETLLAALHRDILGTDWPLDWPPAEKKEVRTDDHSLQIHACHGPLREVEVLHDLLLTAFSELPGLTPRDVLVMAPDIEIYAPYIDAVFSRAGRERSASSLPYTIADRGQRSSGGELLISFERLCSLPGSRCTAAELLDLLQLAPVGRRFGLNPGDGEIVQGWIERVNIRWGLDADFRAQEGLPANPACTWQAGLDRLLLGIALPEDSDLFGGILPASGGEGSNAILLGSLCDFIAALRSWIEITRTAQTPSEWSTTLLELIDTFFDPGEENDAYLRLRRLCVTLSEEANSGAFSGSVSFAVIRSRLLAGLAESSTHGFLSGPITFCTLQPMRSVPFQVIALIGMNDRDFPRSSHPTGFDLMPIKAQPCDPARRDEDRYLFLEALLSARQRLFITWQGEDPLDGSSAPPSVVVGELLDALEASFSCETGILRDVLVTRHHLQPFSPAYFAVGSRLRSYDPLWHAAVQARLQRGDAAMVPLFNAPLPPLDPPLTTVTIDELERFLRNPAKFFLQNRLQLRLLTASEALAEREPFLLDGLERYNLGQPLATRLLHDGDAGKEEARARAAGLLPDGSIGAGSWRQLLSSVQEFTLTVRAQLPEDAEVVEIDLPVAGLRLSGEVEGVGVESSLFWRYASLKGKDCLAGWLRHLALNASGRLLATTLIGKDGAMTFAPLAAAAAQSCLGDLVTLYRQGWQETLPFFPQSSYTYAQALHKDGDTDKALAAARKVWARDEFNPASGEENDPYYRLAFPDDPLNAAFTTLALAIFVPLLQAGSEGEEEA; translated from the coding sequence ATGCCCACTCACTCAACCCCAGAGGGGCACTTAATGTCCGGACTCTTTCTCCATAGCTCCAACCGCCTCGAAGTGCTCGCCGCTGAACTCGCCAAGGTCCTGCATACGCCCCTCTCTTCGCCGCTGGCGCCGGAGATCATCGCCGTGCAGAGCAAGGGGATGGAGCGCTGGCTCTCCCTGCAGCTGGCGAGCATTGACGGCATCTGGGCGAACTACCGCTTCCCCTTTCCGACCGCCATGATCCGTGAACTCCTAGGTAATCTCCTCGGCCCGATCACCGAATCGCCCCTCCTCGTCCCCGAGAACCTTGCCTGGCGGCTGATGGAGATCCTGCCGGAGAAGCTGCAGGATCCGACCTATCAGCCCCTTGCTCCCTATCTCCACGACCATGCCGGCGATGATCTCCGCCTTTGGCAGCTCTGCGGCCGCATCGCCGGACTGTTGGACCAGTATCTCGTCTACCGCCATCAGCTGATCAACGACTGGGAAGAGGGACGGTTGCAGCAGCTCGGGCCGCACGAAGCCTGGCAGGCCGACCTCTGGCGGACGCTGGTCAGCGGCGTTGATGCGCCGATCCATCGCGCCAAATTGACCGAACTCTTTCGCGCCAAGCTGGCGGGTGACCCGGAACAACTGCGCGCCCTCCTCCCCGAGCGCATCATCCTCTTTGGCGTCTCGACCTTGCCCCCCCTCCATCTTGAACTCCTCGACGCTCTGGCAACGCTGATCCCGGTCCACCTCTTCTTCCTCAACCCCTGCGAAGGCTACTGGCTGGAGATCCGCTCGCCGCGCGAAGCCGCCCGCCTGCTGCGCCGCGCCGCCGAGAAGGGGCTCGATGCCGAAGAGGTCTACATCGAGAACGGCCACCCCCTCCTCGGCTCCCTCGGCCGCAGCGGCCGCAACTTTTTGAGCCGCCTCCTCGAACTCAACGCCAACGACGATTCGGTCTTTGTCCCGGCCAGCGCTGAGACCCTTTTGGCGGCGCTGCATCGCGATATCCTCGGGACCGACTGGCCCCTCGACTGGCCGCCAGCGGAGAAGAAGGAGGTGAGGACGGACGATCACTCCCTGCAGATACACGCCTGCCACGGGCCGCTGCGGGAAGTCGAGGTGCTGCACGATCTCCTCCTCACCGCCTTCAGCGAACTCCCCGGCCTTACCCCCCGCGATGTGCTGGTCATGGCCCCGGATATCGAGATCTACGCCCCCTACATCGACGCGGTCTTCAGCCGCGCCGGGCGGGAGCGGAGCGCCTCATCGCTCCCCTATACCATCGCCGATCGCGGCCAGCGCAGCAGTGGCGGCGAACTCCTCATCTCCTTCGAGCGCCTCTGCTCTCTCCCCGGCAGCCGCTGCACCGCCGCCGAACTCCTCGATCTCCTGCAGCTGGCGCCGGTAGGGCGGCGCTTCGGTCTCAATCCGGGGGATGGCGAGATCGTCCAGGGCTGGATCGAGCGGGTCAATATCCGCTGGGGACTCGACGCCGACTTCCGCGCGCAGGAAGGACTGCCGGCCAACCCAGCCTGTACCTGGCAGGCCGGCCTCGACCGCCTCCTCCTCGGCATCGCCCTGCCGGAGGACAGCGACCTCTTTGGCGGCATCCTCCCGGCATCCGGCGGGGAGGGGAGCAACGCCATTCTCCTCGGCTCGCTCTGCGACTTCATCGCCGCCCTGCGCTCCTGGATAGAGATCACCCGCACAGCGCAGACGCCGTCGGAGTGGAGCACCACCCTCCTCGAACTGATCGACACCTTCTTCGATCCCGGCGAGGAGAACGACGCCTACCTGCGCCTGCGCCGCCTCTGTGTCACCCTTTCCGAGGAAGCGAACTCCGGTGCCTTCAGCGGCTCGGTCTCCTTTGCGGTGATCCGCTCGCGGCTGCTGGCCGGCCTCGCCGAGAGCTCGACGCACGGCTTTCTCAGCGGCCCGATCACCTTCTGCACCCTGCAGCCGATGCGCAGCGTCCCCTTTCAGGTCATCGCCCTGATCGGCATGAACGATCGCGACTTCCCCCGCAGCAGCCACCCGACCGGCTTCGACCTCATGCCGATCAAGGCCCAACCCTGCGACCCGGCGCGCCGCGACGAAGACCGTTACCTCTTTCTCGAAGCACTCCTCTCGGCACGGCAGCGCCTCTTCATCACCTGGCAAGGGGAGGACCCGCTGGACGGCAGCTCTGCGCCCCCTTCGGTCGTCGTCGGCGAACTCCTTGATGCCCTGGAGGCGAGTTTTAGCTGTGAGACCGGCATCCTTCGTGACGTCCTCGTTACCCGCCACCATCTCCAGCCCTTCAGCCCCGCTTACTTTGCGGTCGGGAGCCGGCTCCGCTCTTACGATCCCCTTTGGCATGCGGCGGTGCAGGCGCGGCTGCAGCGGGGCGACGCTGCGATGGTACCGCTCTTCAACGCGCCGCTGCCCCCCCTCGATCCGCCCCTGACGACGGTGACGATCGACGAGCTCGAACGTTTCCTCAGGAACCCCGCCAAATTCTTCCTGCAGAATCGCCTGCAGCTGCGCCTCCTCACCGCCAGCGAGGCGCTGGCGGAACGGGAACCCTTCCTCCTCGACGGCCTGGAGCGTTACAACCTCGGTCAGCCGCTGGCGACCCGGCTCCTCCACGACGGCGATGCCGGCAAGGAAGAGGCGCGCGCCCGCGCCGCCGGCCTCCTCCCGGACGGCAGCATCGGCGCCGGGAGCTGGCGCCAGCTCCTTTCTTCGGTGCAGGAATTTACCTTAACGGTGCGCGCGCAACTCCCCGAAGATGCGGAGGTAGTCGAGATCGATCTCCCCGTTGCCGGGCTGCGCTTGAGCGGCGAGGTCGAAGGGGTCGGCGTCGAATCCTCCCTCTTCTGGCGTTATGCCTCCCTCAAGGGGAAGGACTGCCTTGCCGGCTGGCTCCGCCACCTCGCCCTTAATGCCTCTGGCCGGCTGCTGGCGACGACCTTGATCGGCAAGGACGGCGCCATGACCTTCGCCCCTCTGGCCGCAGCGGCGGCGCAGAGCTGCCTCGGTGACCTCGTCACCCTTTACCGGCAGGGGTGGCAGGAGACGCTCCCCTTCTTTCCGCAGTCGTCCTACACCTATGCGCAGGCGCTGCACAAGGACGGTGATACCGACAAGGCGCTGGCTGCGGCGCGCAAGGTCTGGGCCCGGGATGAGTTCAATCCGGCGAGCGGCGAAGAGAACGATCCCTACTACCGCCTCGCCTTCCCTGACGATCCCTTAAACGCCGCCTTCACGACCCTGGCGCTGGCGATCTTTGTTCCCCTCCTGCAGGCCGGGAGTGAAGGGGAGGAGGAGGCATGA
- the recB gene encoding exodeoxyribonuclease V subunit beta → MSHPTFDLLQSPITGRILVEASAGTGKTYTIAALVVRLIIEQQREIEQILVVTFTEAATAELRDRIRRRLVEAVDFFTRGGSDDFLTNLHQRTDDHDDARRRLQRALINFDQAAIYTIHGFCQRVLQDRAFEARALFDTELVTDLSSFEQQLADDFWRLRSPAFTSTLADYLLACNYCPDKLYKLQRAARRAERILPEAPAPDLAANERSCTALFLHLADTWSAERATILADYLACAPGMRKGSYTPEKIQSWAQELDRFLAAGSLWGGDEGIKKFSSPQANKGKPSPSHPFFADCAAFAEAREELQGLCRAGLLALQRDFLFWREGEAQRRKAQLNVRTFDDLLSEVATAVQRSSGAGLLQALQGSYRAILIDEFQDTDPVQYAIFGTLCPDASRTLFLIGDPKQAIYSFRGADIFTYLSAARQVEHHFTLGVNYRSAPALVDAVSSLFARENPFLFDEIPYPPVAGSERNRSVALLEEGEKERPPLQLWFVHRPDGKAANKEITTERIITGVTAEIVRLLNSGARLRTGEGERSVTAGDIAVLVRSNRQAAAMQEQLLSCGVPAIRQGTESLFAAPEVELLLRTLAAIADPSDTYLARGALACGLLDFAPEQLLSSVDDPATLEEWLQRLRDYHELWARRGITALSGAIFEREGLGVRILARGDGERRLTNLRHAFEVLHCAESREGLGMAGLLAWFSRQIADPPEGEEYQLRLETDERAVQVVTIHRSKGLEYPVCFVPFCWNGSRPASKFKNDPFTFHATTATGRGELTLDLGSPAEEREEYRASNIREGLAENLRLLYVALTRAQARLYLVWGGLKDAESSAPAWLLHGPEAVPLGAEVEETEKIFKTLDDEAIRARLSPLLAADSGEIVDLPQYPQVERLNISGAGRSELAPLLVPTAIRSDWRLSSYSALVAGSHHLADGEAWKTSERVGAEEGVAALAESVSSGPTIHTFPRGADPGSALHDIFEVIDFAAAGVDPGVIAKSLAAYAIDLEWAPVVAAMVADVLQAPLSPERAELQLCRVSRKERCSEMGFFLPLTELRAAGLTGLFRRHQSDLPDPRLVSMIAALNFETASGMLRGFIDLVFTLDGRYYLIDWKSNHLGSNSAAYTHERMLGEMLSSGYILQYHLYCVALHRHLRRTLDDYDYESHFGGVFYLFLRGVDAGGRTGIYRDRPSLALIEDLDELFAGKDVL, encoded by the coding sequence ATGAGTCATCCGACCTTTGATCTCCTACAAAGTCCGATCACCGGCCGCATCCTCGTCGAGGCGAGCGCCGGGACCGGCAAGACTTACACCATCGCCGCCCTGGTGGTGCGCCTGATCATCGAGCAGCAGCGGGAGATCGAGCAGATCCTCGTCGTCACCTTCACCGAAGCGGCAACCGCCGAACTGCGCGACCGCATCCGCCGACGTCTGGTCGAAGCGGTCGACTTCTTCACGCGCGGCGGTAGCGACGATTTTCTCACCAACCTGCACCAGCGGACCGACGACCATGACGATGCTCGCCGCCGTCTGCAGCGGGCGCTGATCAACTTCGACCAGGCGGCGATCTACACCATCCACGGCTTCTGCCAGCGCGTCCTCCAGGATCGCGCCTTCGAGGCCCGCGCCCTCTTCGATACCGAGCTCGTCACCGACCTTTCCAGCTTCGAACAGCAGCTCGCCGACGACTTCTGGCGGTTGCGCAGCCCGGCCTTCACGTCGACCCTTGCCGATTACCTTCTCGCCTGCAACTACTGTCCTGACAAGCTTTACAAGCTGCAACGGGCAGCGCGGCGGGCGGAGCGCATCCTCCCCGAGGCGCCGGCCCCCGATCTGGCCGCTAACGAGCGGAGCTGCACGGCGCTCTTCCTCCATCTCGCCGATACATGGAGTGCGGAGCGCGCCACCATCCTTGCCGACTACCTCGCCTGTGCGCCGGGGATGCGCAAAGGCTCCTATACGCCGGAGAAGATTCAGAGCTGGGCGCAGGAACTCGACCGCTTCTTGGCTGCCGGCTCCCTCTGGGGAGGGGATGAAGGGATCAAGAAGTTCTCGTCACCCCAGGCCAACAAGGGAAAGCCGTCACCGTCACACCCCTTCTTTGCCGACTGCGCCGCCTTTGCCGAAGCGCGGGAGGAGCTGCAGGGCCTCTGCCGCGCCGGGCTCCTCGCCCTGCAGCGCGACTTCCTCTTCTGGCGGGAAGGTGAGGCGCAGCGGCGCAAGGCGCAACTGAATGTGCGCACCTTCGACGATCTCCTCAGCGAAGTCGCCACTGCGGTGCAGAGATCGAGCGGCGCCGGACTGCTGCAGGCGCTGCAGGGAAGCTACCGCGCCATCCTCATCGACGAATTCCAGGATACCGACCCGGTGCAGTACGCCATCTTCGGCACCCTCTGCCCCGATGCCAGCCGCACCCTCTTTCTCATCGGTGACCCGAAGCAGGCGATCTACTCCTTCCGCGGCGCCGATATCTTCACCTATCTTTCCGCCGCCCGCCAGGTCGAGCACCACTTTACCCTCGGCGTCAACTACCGCTCCGCTCCGGCCCTGGTCGACGCGGTCAGCTCTCTCTTTGCGCGGGAGAACCCCTTCCTCTTTGACGAGATTCCGTATCCACCGGTGGCCGGGAGTGAGCGGAATCGCTCTGTCGCGTTATTGGAAGAGGGTGAGAAAGAACGCCCGCCGCTGCAGCTCTGGTTCGTTCATCGCCCGGACGGTAAAGCCGCCAACAAGGAGATTACGACCGAGCGGATTATTACCGGAGTTACGGCCGAGATCGTCCGTCTCCTCAACTCCGGGGCGCGCCTACGGACGGGAGAGGGGGAACGCAGCGTCACGGCCGGCGACATCGCCGTCCTGGTGCGCAGCAACCGCCAGGCGGCGGCGATGCAGGAGCAGCTCCTGTCCTGCGGTGTCCCGGCGATCCGCCAGGGGACGGAATCGCTCTTTGCCGCGCCTGAGGTCGAACTCCTCCTGCGTACGCTGGCGGCGATCGCCGATCCGTCTGATACCTATCTCGCACGGGGGGCGCTGGCCTGCGGCCTCCTTGACTTTGCCCCGGAGCAGCTCTTATCCAGTGTCGATGACCCCGCCACTCTCGAAGAGTGGCTACAGCGCCTGCGCGACTATCACGAACTCTGGGCGCGGCGGGGGATCACCGCCCTGAGCGGGGCGATATTTGAGCGCGAAGGGCTGGGGGTGCGGATCCTGGCGCGGGGAGACGGCGAACGGCGCCTGACCAACCTGCGCCACGCCTTCGAGGTGCTGCACTGCGCTGAGAGCCGCGAAGGGCTGGGGATGGCCGGCCTCCTTGCCTGGTTCTCGCGGCAGATCGCCGACCCGCCGGAAGGGGAGGAGTACCAGCTGCGCCTTGAGACCGACGAGCGGGCGGTGCAGGTCGTCACCATTCACCGCAGCAAGGGGCTAGAATATCCGGTCTGCTTTGTCCCCTTCTGTTGGAACGGCAGCCGACCTGCGAGCAAATTCAAGAATGATCCCTTTACCTTCCATGCGACGACGGCGACAGGGCGGGGGGAGCTCACCCTCGATCTTGGCAGCCCGGCCGAGGAGCGCGAAGAGTATCGTGCCAGTAATATCCGTGAAGGACTAGCCGAGAATCTCCGTCTCCTTTATGTCGCTCTCACCCGCGCGCAGGCCCGTCTTTATCTTGTCTGGGGAGGACTGAAGGACGCCGAGTCGTCTGCCCCGGCCTGGCTGCTGCACGGCCCGGAGGCGGTCCCGCTTGGGGCCGAAGTGGAAGAGACGGAGAAAATCTTTAAAACCCTTGACGATGAAGCGATCCGCGCCCGTCTCTCCCCTCTCCTTGCTGCCGACAGCGGCGAGATTGTCGATCTGCCACAATATCCGCAGGTCGAGCGGTTGAATATCAGCGGCGCTGGCAGGAGCGAACTCGCCCCCCTGCTTGTGCCGACCGCCATCCGCAGCGACTGGCGCCTCTCCAGCTATTCGGCTCTGGTCGCCGGCAGTCATCATCTCGCCGACGGCGAAGCTTGGAAGACGAGCGAACGGGTCGGCGCTGAAGAAGGAGTTGCTGCACTTGCGGAGAGCGTCAGCAGCGGCCCGACCATTCACACCTTCCCGCGCGGCGCCGATCCCGGCAGCGCCCTGCACGACATCTTCGAGGTCATCGACTTTGCTGCTGCCGGGGTTGATCCGGGCGTCATTGCCAAGAGCCTCGCCGCCTATGCCATCGATCTCGAATGGGCGCCGGTCGTCGCAGCGATGGTTGCGGATGTCCTGCAAGCCCCGCTGTCGCCGGAGAGAGCGGAGCTGCAGCTCTGCCGCGTCAGCAGGAAGGAGCGCTGCAGCGAGATGGGTTTCTTCCTGCCGCTGACGGAGCTTCGCGCCGCTGGTCTGACCGGTCTCTTCCGCCGCCATCAAAGTGACCTCCCGGATCCGCGTCTGGTGTCGATGATCGCCGCTCTCAACTTCGAGACCGCCTCCGGCATGCTCCGCGGTTTCATCGACCTCGTCTTCACCCTTGATGGCCGCTACTATCTCATCGATTGGAAATCGAACCATCTCGGCAGCAACAGCGCCGCCTACACCCATGAGCGGATGCTGGGCGAGATGCTATCCTCCGGTTACATCCTCCAGTATCACCTTTACTGCGTCGCCCTCCATCGTCATCTCCGCCGCACCCTTGATGATTACGACTACGAGAGCCACTTCGGCGGCGTCTTCTACCTCTTTCTGCGCGGCGTAGATGCCGGCGGCAGGACCGGCATCTACCGTGATCGGCCGAGCTTGGCATTGATTGAGGATCTGGATGAACTCTTTGCCGGCAAGGATGTCCTATGA
- the recD gene encoding exodeoxyribonuclease V subunit alpha translates to MSDTQPTVSPAARHFAALLQRLAPEDNPLVSNLGASLVDAGENGDVCLDLRQDAESETLLAILQQASVVGAPGEWKPLILDATGRLYLYRQWEAEHHLAAELIARGEGLRENIDTVVLSDGLQRLFPLRADGTPDEQAVAAATAILKNFSVITGGPGTGKTTTVVKVLALLIEQAKEPLRIALTAPTGKAAARLRESISRARAALPCAPEVREAIPVETATLHRLLGANASGTAFRYGAERQLRVDVVVLDEASMVNLSLMRQLVSALPRTAQLIILGDRDQLASVEAGEVLADLCGGGEVGRSAGFTALLAGLFGQGGRTQCSPMVSGLADAIVTLQQSRRFDAQGAIGTLCRLLNAGDGEAALRLLHSGDKSAIWSDLMDQAALTAAIVDEVDHWVADYLAAENPQESLRRFGNFMLLTALRQGPTGSISLNQRIEELLIRRQRIAGGKLWYAGRPVMITRNALGQDLFNGDIGLCLPDPAADGALRVFFTTAAGEARGLAPLTLPAHETAFAMTVHKSQGSEFDRVLLILPGQCSAILTRELLYTAVSRARDSLQIFGDAETFVEAAQERVVRSSGLREQLWG, encoded by the coding sequence ATGAGCGATACGCAGCCGACAGTCAGCCCTGCGGCCCGGCACTTTGCTGCTCTCCTCCAGCGGTTGGCGCCTGAAGATAATCCTCTGGTTTCTAATCTGGGAGCATCCCTGGTCGATGCCGGGGAGAACGGTGATGTTTGTCTCGACCTGCGGCAGGATGCCGAGTCGGAAACGCTCCTTGCGATCCTGCAACAGGCATCGGTCGTCGGGGCGCCGGGAGAATGGAAACCCCTGATCCTCGATGCCACCGGCCGCCTCTACCTTTACCGACAGTGGGAAGCGGAGCATCACCTCGCCGCCGAATTGATAGCGCGCGGGGAGGGGCTGCGGGAGAATATCGATACGGTCGTCCTTAGCGACGGTCTGCAGCGTCTCTTCCCCTTGCGTGCTGACGGGACACCGGACGAACAGGCGGTGGCCGCCGCGACCGCCATCCTCAAGAACTTCAGCGTCATCACCGGCGGGCCAGGGACGGGGAAGACGACGACCGTCGTCAAGGTCCTCGCCCTTCTGATCGAGCAAGCGAAGGAGCCGCTGCGTATCGCCCTGACCGCGCCGACCGGCAAGGCCGCCGCGCGCCTGCGTGAGTCGATCAGTCGCGCCCGGGCCGCGCTCCCCTGTGCGCCGGAGGTTCGGGAGGCGATTCCGGTCGAGACGGCGACGCTCCACCGCCTCCTCGGCGCCAATGCCAGCGGGACGGCCTTCCGTTACGGTGCTGAACGGCAACTTCGCGTCGATGTCGTCGTCCTCGACGAAGCGTCGATGGTCAATCTCTCCCTGATGCGGCAACTGGTCAGCGCCCTACCGCGGACAGCACAGCTGATCATCCTTGGCGACCGCGACCAGCTCGCTTCGGTCGAAGCCGGGGAGGTCCTGGCCGATCTCTGCGGGGGCGGGGAGGTTGGACGGTCGGCGGGATTTACGGCATTGCTGGCAGGGCTCTTTGGACAGGGCGGGCGCACTCAATGCTCCCCTATGGTGAGCGGGCTCGCCGATGCGATTGTGACCTTGCAGCAGAGCCGTCGCTTCGATGCGCAGGGGGCGATCGGTACCCTCTGTCGCCTCCTCAATGCCGGCGACGGGGAGGCAGCGCTGCGTCTGTTGCACTCTGGTGACAAGTCTGCAATCTGGTCCGATCTTATGGACCAGGCTGCGCTGACAGCGGCCATCGTCGATGAGGTCGATCACTGGGTGGCTGACTATCTGGCAGCGGAGAATCCGCAGGAGTCGTTGCGCCGTTTCGGTAACTTCATGCTCCTGACCGCCCTGCGGCAGGGACCGACCGGGAGTATCTCCCTGAACCAGCGGATCGAGGAGCTCCTTATCCGCCGCCAGCGGATCGCCGGTGGCAAGCTCTGGTACGCCGGCCGTCCGGTGATGATCACCCGCAATGCCCTTGGCCAGGATCTCTTCAACGGCGATATCGGTCTCTGTCTCCCGGATCCGGCCGCGGACGGGGCGCTGCGGGTCTTCTTCACCACCGCTGCCGGGGAAGCGCGGGGACTCGCTCCCCTGACCCTGCCGGCGCATGAAACTGCCTTTGCCATGACCGTCCATAAGAGCCAGGGGTCGGAGTTTGACCGTGTCCTGCTGATTCTGCCGGGACAGTGCTCAGCCATCCTGACCCGAGAACTCCTCTACACCGCCGTCAGCCGGGCGCGCGATTCGTTGCAGATCTTCGGCGATGCCGAGACGTTCGTTGAGGCGGCTCAGGAGCGGGTGGTGCGGAGTTCTGGACTGCGGGAGCAGTTGTGGGGATAA
- a CDS encoding aspartate-semialdehyde dehydrogenase codes for MSKKYNVAIVGATGAVGNEIIRVLEERDFPVDELRLIASERSDGDFLEFRDESIMVQALNQGSFDGIDLVFFTAGAERSKDFCPIAATAGAICIDLSSAWRSDDDIPLVVPEVNGASIANFRNKGIIASPNAATTQLTIALKPIHDAVGLKRVVVSTYQAVSATGQKSIDALRLEVGELLNGRPVQPKIYPHQIAFNCLPQIDAFLEDGSTKEEEKIVEETRKVLGLPDLAISATAVRVPVFYGHSESVNVETNEKLTAAAAHTLLTVAPGCEVIDDPSQLSYPMPVDAAGQDAVLIGRIREDHSVANGLNLWTSADNLRKGAATNAVQIAEVLIAKHL; via the coding sequence ATGTCGAAAAAATACAACGTCGCCATCGTCGGCGCCACCGGCGCCGTCGGCAACGAGATCATCCGCGTCCTCGAAGAGCGGGACTTCCCGGTCGACGAACTCCGCCTCATCGCATCGGAGCGCTCCGATGGCGACTTCCTGGAATTCCGCGACGAATCGATCATGGTTCAGGCCCTCAATCAAGGTTCCTTTGACGGGATCGATCTGGTTTTCTTTACCGCCGGTGCCGAGCGCTCCAAGGACTTCTGCCCGATCGCCGCCACTGCCGGAGCAATCTGTATCGACCTCTCCAGTGCCTGGCGCAGCGACGACGACATCCCTCTGGTTGTTCCTGAAGTGAATGGAGCCAGTATCGCGAATTTCCGCAACAAAGGGATCATCGCCAGTCCCAACGCGGCCACCACCCAGTTGACCATCGCCCTCAAACCGATTCATGACGCCGTCGGCCTCAAGCGGGTCGTCGTCTCCACCTACCAGGCGGTCTCGGCGACGGGCCAGAAGTCGATCGACGCCCTGCGCCTTGAAGTCGGTGAACTCCTCAACGGCCGCCCGGTGCAGCCGAAGATCTATCCGCACCAGATCGCCTTCAACTGCCTGCCGCAGATCGATGCCTTTCTCGAGGACGGTTCAACCAAAGAAGAAGAGAAGATCGTCGAGGAGACCCGCAAGGTCCTCGGATTGCCGGATCTGGCGATCAGCGCCACCGCCGTGCGGGTCCCGGTCTTCTACGGCCACAGCGAGTCGGTCAATGTCGAGACGAACGAAAAGCTGACCGCCGCTGCCGCCCACACCCTCCTCACCGTCGCTCCCGGCTGCGAAGTCATCGACGATCCGAGCCAGCTCTCCTACCCGATGCCGGTTGATGCGGCCGGTCAGGATGCCGTCCTCATCGGCCGCATCCGTGAAGATCACAGCGTCGCCAATGGTCTCAATCTCTGGACCTCCGCCGACAATCTGCGCAAAGGAGCGGCGACCAATGCCGTACAGATCGCGGAAGTGCTGATTGCGAAGCATCTGTAA